One stretch of Trichomycterus rosablanca isolate fTriRos1 chromosome 3, fTriRos1.hap1, whole genome shotgun sequence DNA includes these proteins:
- the LOC134310586 gene encoding holocytochrome c-type synthase: MGGSVSSPAATVTAEAHVGSASPPSGCPMHQARKESSPPSECPMHQSPPPTAASAGPAHQQRAYEFVECPMKAADRQSDIDPSNMMPPPNQQPATDQPFPLPVNRQESTIPRAETEKNWVYPSEQMFWNAMLRKGWRWKEDALSPQDMTNIIKIHNQNNEQAWYEILKWEALHAGECPCGPSLKRFGGKAKELSPRARIRHWMGYELPFDRHDWIVDRCGKEVRYVIDYYEGDLDKNTYEFSILDVRPAFDSIEAVWDRMKVAWWRWTS, translated from the exons ATGGGTGGCTCAGTTTCCAGCCCAGCTGCCACTGTTACAGCAGAAGCTCATGTTGGCAGTGCCTCGCCTCCGTCGGGCTGCCCTATGCACCAGGCACGCAAGGAGA GTTCCCCTCCATCAGAGTGTCCCATGCACCAGAGTCCGCCTCCTACCGCAGCCTCGGCCGGACCGGCACACCAGCAGCGGGCCTACGAGTTCGTGGAGTGTCCGATGAAGGCTGCAGACAGACAGTCTGATATCGATCCATCAAACATG ATGCCACCACCTAACCAGCAGCCAGCCACGGACCAGCCCTTCCCTTTGCCGGTAAATAGACAGGAATCCACCATCCCAAGAGcggaaacagaaaaaaactggGTGTATCCCTCTGAGCAAATGTTCTGGAATGCCATGCTAAGAAAGGG cTGGCGATGGAAAGAAGATGCCCTTTCTCCCCAAGACATGACAAATATCATTAAAATCCACAATCAAAACAACGAGCAGGCCTGGTATGAAATCCTCAAGTGGGAGGCGCTGCATGCTGG TGAATGCCCATGTGGCCCATCTCTGAAAAGATTTGGTGGTAAAGCAAAGGAGTTGTCCCCCAGGGCCAGAATTCGTCACTGGATGGG GTATGAATTACCGTTCGACCGTCACGACTGGATCGTGGACCGCTGTGGAAAAGAAGTGCGATACGTGATCGACTACTATGAAGGAGACCTTGATAAAAACACGTACGAGTTTTCTATCCTGGACGTGCGTCCAGCATTTGATTCCATCGAAGCGGTTTGGGACAGAATGAAAGTGGCCTGGTGGCGCTGGACGTCCTAA